One Mauremys mutica isolate MM-2020 ecotype Southern chromosome 9, ASM2049712v1, whole genome shotgun sequence DNA segment encodes these proteins:
- the IRS4 gene encoding insulin receptor substrate 4 isoform X2, which produces MASGMNGPGGGGGSTAARGAEAELGTRSVGGGVAPCHGAGVPRTATTAEEQQELGESGPYPPTQPHHLLLLLKRSPSASLCLVQEEEVPAAAAPTGRGALSAGRGGQPAPSARGAPLPATPSVAPVGDDVRKCGYLRKQKHGHKRYFVLRAESHLAPARLEYYDSEKKFKSSLRAVAAASGSAVLCCPPPKRVIPLYQCFTVSRRADAKHKYIIALYTKDEYFAMLAENEVEQEAWYQAISELMNQSKRGFLEQEDQTDQQMDEDDEHYGAALRPGTIYKEVWQVNVKPKGLGQTKNLTGVYRLCLSSKAIYLVKLNSEVPAVHLQLMNIRRCGHSENFFFIEVGRSASIGPGELWMQVDDSVVAQNMHETFLETMKALKAFTEFRPRSKSQSSGGGSGTNPISFITTRRHLGNLPPSQTGLQRRSRTECVTGGTPPTTKSSSAYRFRTSSEGEGTMTRPFRSVTGSLIHLNTARMNLGRQEGSGRYVRAAFTSSYHTRSASLPVSHFPSTTSPISVSSSSGHGSASDTLTRPSSSSVCGSPSDGGFISSDEYGSSPGDFRYFRVRSNTPDSLGNTPPIREENCLSEYMSMNKQQTDNSSRDDYMEAEKCFRKRTYSLTKPTSVTVQQKTTQTTASLDEDSAGRHRQLPCSESPKLKENHESDYCDATLDSVCNQSRSKARDDGYMPMMPGVASSLTSNNDYLPMTPKSVSVPKQISNSWSSSQVDSRGYMMMFPKASSSPVRSPLAGFISKGGNEKVTNEYMDMSPGNSAVPKQPSDSNCIHTNTVSKGFSSYFSLPRSFKTLSGQNGDHNEYVPMSSPGKLLYDEHENVKCVNSEPLANGISKSSAVKVSDEGLAQNRATRPTRLPLGTRGSNTIPRMYDRTVPPEPASPGEYINIDFSEKASNTPYSLSAEGSPSSLESSSDHRQSPLSDYMSVDLDVQSPKVAKELSNSLTDISVYVSSSIPRNQSNDYARLSFDTACVGGTSSRADDYTEMTFNMATTPLRPFTTESSNGIKIDSPSSIVNRLCIVDRYSGSSSFSVANSDPPMAPKVIRADPQGRRRHSSETFSSTGAVTTSSSFFTDSSKRHSSASFDNVWLKPEENISDGHESKMSRDTSTGFQNGLNYIALNLRDDSMNCEASTNTPTCHLQNGTSNLDSGAYVSIDFTRSDGLKCNSARKD; this is translated from the exons ATGGCGAGTGGGATGAATGGCCCGGGCGGAGGAGGTGGTAGTACCGCGGCCAGGGGCGCCGAGGCGGAGCTGGGCACCCGGAGCGTTGGAGGAGGGGTCGCACCCTGCCACGGGGCTGGAGTGCCTAGGACTGCTACTACGGCTgaggagcagcaggagctgggcgaGAGCGGCCCCTACCCGCCCACTCAGCCCcatcacctgctgctgctgctgaaaagATCGCCCAGCGCCTCCTTGTGCCTGGTGCAGGAGGAAGAGGTGCCCGCTGCTGCGGCTCCCACAGGGCGAGGGGCCCTCTCCGCTGGGCGAGGTGGCCAGCCAGCTCCCTCAGCACGAGGAGCTCCTCTGCCAGCAACTCCTTCCGTGGCTCCCGTGGGGGATGACGTGAGGAAATGTGGCTACCTGAGGAAGCAGAAGCATGGCCACAAGCGCTACTTCGTGCTGCGGGCTGAGAGCCACCTGGCCCCAGCGAGGCTTGAATACTATGACAGTGAGAAGAAGTTCAAGAGCAGCCTGAGGGCAGTGGCAGCTGCTAGTGGGTCTGCCGTCCTCTGCTGCCCCCCTCCCAAGCGAGTGATCCCCCTGTACCAGTGCTTCACAGTCAGTCGGAGGGCAGATGCCAAGCATAAGTACATCATTGCCCTTTATACCAAGGATGAATACTTTGCCATGTTGGCTGAGAATGAGGTGGAGCAGGAGGCCTGGTACCAGGCAATCAGTGAACTCATGAACCAGAGCAAGAGGGGGTTCTTAGAACAGGAGGACCAGACAGATCAGCAGATGGATGAGGATGATGAGCATTATGGAGCTGCGCTTAGACCAGGCACCATATACAAAGAGGTGTGGCAGGTTAATGTGAAGCCCAAGGGACTAGGGCAGACAAAGAACCTGACTGGGGTGTACAGGTTGTGCCTATCTAGCAAGGCTATCTACCTAGTAAAGCTGAATTCAGAGGTACCTGCTGTCCACTTGCAGCTAATGAACATCCGCCGCTGTGGGCACTCGGAGAACTTCTTCTTTATTGAGGTGGGCAGATCTGCTTCTATTGGGCCTGGTGAACTGTGGATGCAAGTTGATGATTCAGTAGTTGCCCAGAATATGCATGAGACCTTCCTAGAGACCATGAAAGCTCTCAAAGCCTTTACAGAATTCAGGCCCCGCAGCAAGAGCCAGTCATCTGGTGGTGGCAGTGGTACCAATCCTATCTCCTTTATCACCACTAGGAGGCATTTGGGCAACCTGCCTCCTAGCCAGACTGGCTTGCAGAGAAGATCCAGAACGGAGTGTGTTACTGGGGGAACTCCGCCCACCACCAAGAGTAGCAGTGCATACCGCTTCAGAACATCTAGTGAAGGGGAAGGGACAATGACTAGACCTTTCAGATCAGTGACTGGGAGTCTGATCCATTTGAACACTGCAAGGATGAACTTGGGCCGGCAAGAAGGGAGTGGAAGGTATGTCAGAGCAGCTTTCACCTCTTCTTATCATACCAGGTCTGCCTCCCTACCAGTGTCTCATTTCCCTTCCACCACCAGCCCCATTAGTGTTTCTTCCAGTAGTGGCCATGGCTCTGCCTCAGACACACTAACCAGGCCTTCTAGTTCATCTGTCTGTGGGTCCCCAAGTGATGGGGGCTTTATTTCTTCTGATGAATATGGCTCTAGCCCTGGGGATTTCAGGTACTTTCGTGTCAGAAGTAATACTCCAGATTCCTTGGGAAACACACCACCTATCAGAGAAGAGAATTGTTTAAGTGAATACATGTCCATGAATAAACAGCAAACAGATAATAGCTCAAGGGATGACTATATGGAAGCTGAAAAATGCTTCAGAAAAAGAACTTATTCTCTGACTAAACCAACTTCTGTAACAGTGCAGCAGAAAACAACACAAACCACGGCTTCTTTAGATGAAGATTCTGCAGGAAGGCACAGACAGTTACCTTGTTCGGAATCaccaaaattaaaagaaaaccatGAATCTGACTACTGTGATGCTACCCTTGATTCTGTATGTAACCAAAGCAGAAGTAAAGCCAGGGATGATGGATACATGCCAATGATGCCAGGAGTTGCGTCTTCACTCACAAGCAACAATGATTATTTGCCAATGACTCCTAAAAgtgtgtctgtccccaaacaAATTAGTAATTCTTGGTCGTCATCTCAGGTGGACTCCAGAGGATATATGATGATGTTTCCCAAGGCTAGTTCTTCACCTGTACGAAGTCCATTGGCTGGATTTATTTCTAAAGGGGGTAATGAAAAGGTGACAAATGAGTATATGGATATGTCACCTGGAAATTCAGCAGTTCCAAAACAGCCCAGTGATTCAAATTGTATTCATACCAACACTGTTTCCAAAGGCTTCAGTTCATATTTCTCTCTGCCGCGAAGCTTTAAGACATTATCAGGACAAAATGGAGATCATAATGAATATGTTCCAATGTCCTCACCTGGAAAACTGTTATATGATGAACATGAAAATGTCAAATGTGTCAACAGTGAACCATTAGCTAATGGCATTTCTAAAtcatctgctgtgaaagtgtcaGATGAAGGACTTGCACAGAACAGGGCTACCAGGCCTACAAGACTTCCCCTAGGTACAAGAGGAAGTAATACTATACCAAGAATGTACGATCGAACAGTTCCACCTGAGCCAGCTAGCCCTGGTGAATACAtaaatattgatttcagtgaaaaagCAAGTAATACACCATATTCTTTATCTGCAGAAGGATCTCCATCATCTCTAGAATCAAGTAGTGACCACAGACAGTCGCCACTTTCTGATTACATGAGTGTTGACCTTGATGTGCAGTCACCAAAAGTAGCAAAGGAACTGTCAAATTCTTTAACAGATATTTCAGTTTATGTAAGTTCCAGTATCCCCAGAAACCAGTCAAATGATTATGCTAGACTTTCATTTGATACTGCTTGTGTTGGCGGTACAAGTAGTAGGGCTGATGATTACACGGAGATGACTTTCAACATGGCAACGACACCACTTAGGCCTTTTACCACAGAATCCAGCAATGGTATAAAGATTGATAGTCCTTCTTCCATTGTAAATCGACTGTGCATTGTTGACAGATATTCAGGTAGTAGTAGCTTCTCTGTTGCTAACTCTGATCCTCCCATGGCACCTAAGGTGATTCGAGCTGACCCACAAGGCAGAAGAAGGCATAGTTCTGAAACATTCTCTTCTACTGGGGCTGTAACTACTTCCTCTTCTTTCTTTACTGATAGTAGCAAAAGACACAGCTCTGCCTCATTTGACAATGTTTGGTTGAAACCTGAGGAAAACATTTCTGATGGTCATGAAAGCAAGATGTCCAGGGATACCTCAACAGGATTTCAGAATGGCTTAAACTACATAGCTTTGAATTTACGtgatgattctatgaactgtgaGGCAAGCACTAATACACCAACTTGCCATCTCCAAAATGGTACTTCGAATTTGGACAGTGGAGCTTATGTAAGCATAGATTTCACCAGATCTGATGGTTTGAAGTGTAACTCTGCAAGAAAAG ACTGA
- the IRS4 gene encoding insulin receptor substrate 4 isoform X1, translating to MASGMNGPGGGGGSTAARGAEAELGTRSVGGGVAPCHGAGVPRTATTAEEQQELGESGPYPPTQPHHLLLLLKRSPSASLCLVQEEEVPAAAAPTGRGALSAGRGGQPAPSARGAPLPATPSVAPVGDDVRKCGYLRKQKHGHKRYFVLRAESHLAPARLEYYDSEKKFKSSLRAVAAASGSAVLCCPPPKRVIPLYQCFTVSRRADAKHKYIIALYTKDEYFAMLAENEVEQEAWYQAISELMNQSKRGFLEQEDQTDQQMDEDDEHYGAALRPGTIYKEVWQVNVKPKGLGQTKNLTGVYRLCLSSKAIYLVKLNSEVPAVHLQLMNIRRCGHSENFFFIEVGRSASIGPGELWMQVDDSVVAQNMHETFLETMKALKAFTEFRPRSKSQSSGGGSGTNPISFITTRRHLGNLPPSQTGLQRRSRTECVTGGTPPTTKSSSAYRFRTSSEGEGTMTRPFRSVTGSLIHLNTARMNLGRQEGSGRYVRAAFTSSYHTRSASLPVSHFPSTTSPISVSSSSGHGSASDTLTRPSSSSVCGSPSDGGFISSDEYGSSPGDFRYFRVRSNTPDSLGNTPPIREENCLSEYMSMNKQQTDNSSRDDYMEAEKCFRKRTYSLTKPTSVTVQQKTTQTTASLDEDSAGRHRQLPCSESPKLKENHESDYCDATLDSVCNQSRSKARDDGYMPMMPGVASSLTSNNDYLPMTPKSVSVPKQISNSWSSSQVDSRGYMMMFPKASSSPVRSPLAGFISKGGNEKVTNEYMDMSPGNSAVPKQPSDSNCIHTNTVSKGFSSYFSLPRSFKTLSGQNGDHNEYVPMSSPGKLLYDEHENVKCVNSEPLANGISKSSAVKVSDEGLAQNRATRPTRLPLGTRGSNTIPRMYDRTVPPEPASPGEYINIDFSEKASNTPYSLSAEGSPSSLESSSDHRQSPLSDYMSVDLDVQSPKVAKELSNSLTDISVYVSSSIPRNQSNDYARLSFDTACVGGTSSRADDYTEMTFNMATTPLRPFTTESSNGIKIDSPSSIVNRLCIVDRYSGSSSFSVANSDPPMAPKVIRADPQGRRRHSSETFSSTGAVTTSSSFFTDSSKRHSSASFDNVWLKPEENISDGHESKMSRDTSTGFQNGLNYIALNLRDDSMNCEASTNTPTCHLQNGTSNLDSGAYVSIDFTRSDGLKCNSARKGCRSLCALQKK from the exons ATGGCGAGTGGGATGAATGGCCCGGGCGGAGGAGGTGGTAGTACCGCGGCCAGGGGCGCCGAGGCGGAGCTGGGCACCCGGAGCGTTGGAGGAGGGGTCGCACCCTGCCACGGGGCTGGAGTGCCTAGGACTGCTACTACGGCTgaggagcagcaggagctgggcgaGAGCGGCCCCTACCCGCCCACTCAGCCCcatcacctgctgctgctgctgaaaagATCGCCCAGCGCCTCCTTGTGCCTGGTGCAGGAGGAAGAGGTGCCCGCTGCTGCGGCTCCCACAGGGCGAGGGGCCCTCTCCGCTGGGCGAGGTGGCCAGCCAGCTCCCTCAGCACGAGGAGCTCCTCTGCCAGCAACTCCTTCCGTGGCTCCCGTGGGGGATGACGTGAGGAAATGTGGCTACCTGAGGAAGCAGAAGCATGGCCACAAGCGCTACTTCGTGCTGCGGGCTGAGAGCCACCTGGCCCCAGCGAGGCTTGAATACTATGACAGTGAGAAGAAGTTCAAGAGCAGCCTGAGGGCAGTGGCAGCTGCTAGTGGGTCTGCCGTCCTCTGCTGCCCCCCTCCCAAGCGAGTGATCCCCCTGTACCAGTGCTTCACAGTCAGTCGGAGGGCAGATGCCAAGCATAAGTACATCATTGCCCTTTATACCAAGGATGAATACTTTGCCATGTTGGCTGAGAATGAGGTGGAGCAGGAGGCCTGGTACCAGGCAATCAGTGAACTCATGAACCAGAGCAAGAGGGGGTTCTTAGAACAGGAGGACCAGACAGATCAGCAGATGGATGAGGATGATGAGCATTATGGAGCTGCGCTTAGACCAGGCACCATATACAAAGAGGTGTGGCAGGTTAATGTGAAGCCCAAGGGACTAGGGCAGACAAAGAACCTGACTGGGGTGTACAGGTTGTGCCTATCTAGCAAGGCTATCTACCTAGTAAAGCTGAATTCAGAGGTACCTGCTGTCCACTTGCAGCTAATGAACATCCGCCGCTGTGGGCACTCGGAGAACTTCTTCTTTATTGAGGTGGGCAGATCTGCTTCTATTGGGCCTGGTGAACTGTGGATGCAAGTTGATGATTCAGTAGTTGCCCAGAATATGCATGAGACCTTCCTAGAGACCATGAAAGCTCTCAAAGCCTTTACAGAATTCAGGCCCCGCAGCAAGAGCCAGTCATCTGGTGGTGGCAGTGGTACCAATCCTATCTCCTTTATCACCACTAGGAGGCATTTGGGCAACCTGCCTCCTAGCCAGACTGGCTTGCAGAGAAGATCCAGAACGGAGTGTGTTACTGGGGGAACTCCGCCCACCACCAAGAGTAGCAGTGCATACCGCTTCAGAACATCTAGTGAAGGGGAAGGGACAATGACTAGACCTTTCAGATCAGTGACTGGGAGTCTGATCCATTTGAACACTGCAAGGATGAACTTGGGCCGGCAAGAAGGGAGTGGAAGGTATGTCAGAGCAGCTTTCACCTCTTCTTATCATACCAGGTCTGCCTCCCTACCAGTGTCTCATTTCCCTTCCACCACCAGCCCCATTAGTGTTTCTTCCAGTAGTGGCCATGGCTCTGCCTCAGACACACTAACCAGGCCTTCTAGTTCATCTGTCTGTGGGTCCCCAAGTGATGGGGGCTTTATTTCTTCTGATGAATATGGCTCTAGCCCTGGGGATTTCAGGTACTTTCGTGTCAGAAGTAATACTCCAGATTCCTTGGGAAACACACCACCTATCAGAGAAGAGAATTGTTTAAGTGAATACATGTCCATGAATAAACAGCAAACAGATAATAGCTCAAGGGATGACTATATGGAAGCTGAAAAATGCTTCAGAAAAAGAACTTATTCTCTGACTAAACCAACTTCTGTAACAGTGCAGCAGAAAACAACACAAACCACGGCTTCTTTAGATGAAGATTCTGCAGGAAGGCACAGACAGTTACCTTGTTCGGAATCaccaaaattaaaagaaaaccatGAATCTGACTACTGTGATGCTACCCTTGATTCTGTATGTAACCAAAGCAGAAGTAAAGCCAGGGATGATGGATACATGCCAATGATGCCAGGAGTTGCGTCTTCACTCACAAGCAACAATGATTATTTGCCAATGACTCCTAAAAgtgtgtctgtccccaaacaAATTAGTAATTCTTGGTCGTCATCTCAGGTGGACTCCAGAGGATATATGATGATGTTTCCCAAGGCTAGTTCTTCACCTGTACGAAGTCCATTGGCTGGATTTATTTCTAAAGGGGGTAATGAAAAGGTGACAAATGAGTATATGGATATGTCACCTGGAAATTCAGCAGTTCCAAAACAGCCCAGTGATTCAAATTGTATTCATACCAACACTGTTTCCAAAGGCTTCAGTTCATATTTCTCTCTGCCGCGAAGCTTTAAGACATTATCAGGACAAAATGGAGATCATAATGAATATGTTCCAATGTCCTCACCTGGAAAACTGTTATATGATGAACATGAAAATGTCAAATGTGTCAACAGTGAACCATTAGCTAATGGCATTTCTAAAtcatctgctgtgaaagtgtcaGATGAAGGACTTGCACAGAACAGGGCTACCAGGCCTACAAGACTTCCCCTAGGTACAAGAGGAAGTAATACTATACCAAGAATGTACGATCGAACAGTTCCACCTGAGCCAGCTAGCCCTGGTGAATACAtaaatattgatttcagtgaaaaagCAAGTAATACACCATATTCTTTATCTGCAGAAGGATCTCCATCATCTCTAGAATCAAGTAGTGACCACAGACAGTCGCCACTTTCTGATTACATGAGTGTTGACCTTGATGTGCAGTCACCAAAAGTAGCAAAGGAACTGTCAAATTCTTTAACAGATATTTCAGTTTATGTAAGTTCCAGTATCCCCAGAAACCAGTCAAATGATTATGCTAGACTTTCATTTGATACTGCTTGTGTTGGCGGTACAAGTAGTAGGGCTGATGATTACACGGAGATGACTTTCAACATGGCAACGACACCACTTAGGCCTTTTACCACAGAATCCAGCAATGGTATAAAGATTGATAGTCCTTCTTCCATTGTAAATCGACTGTGCATTGTTGACAGATATTCAGGTAGTAGTAGCTTCTCTGTTGCTAACTCTGATCCTCCCATGGCACCTAAGGTGATTCGAGCTGACCCACAAGGCAGAAGAAGGCATAGTTCTGAAACATTCTCTTCTACTGGGGCTGTAACTACTTCCTCTTCTTTCTTTACTGATAGTAGCAAAAGACACAGCTCTGCCTCATTTGACAATGTTTGGTTGAAACCTGAGGAAAACATTTCTGATGGTCATGAAAGCAAGATGTCCAGGGATACCTCAACAGGATTTCAGAATGGCTTAAACTACATAGCTTTGAATTTACGtgatgattctatgaactgtgaGGCAAGCACTAATACACCAACTTGCCATCTCCAAAATGGTACTTCGAATTTGGACAGTGGAGCTTATGTAAGCATAGATTTCACCAGATCTGATGGTTTGAAGTGTAACTCTGCAAGAAAAG GTTGCAGGTCACTGTGTGCATTACAGAAGAAGTGA